The nucleotide window TTTGGTCCTTGGGGAGCAGATTTAGATTGGCAAAAAATGTTTAGGGCTCCAGATTATTATTTAAATGCTATTTTATCTGATGAGGAAATAGAAAGCACATTTAGATATGAATTACCTGCAGATGTTAAAAAAGAATTTGCAAATTCTGAAGATACTTATTTTGATATGAAAGCTGTTTATATTGATACTATTAGATCTGGTGAGTCTTCTAAGCGTGTTTTAGAGAAGTCGATAGCACATCATGCAAAAATGTGTATCGAAAATAGTGAAGATGTATTTGATGCTTTAATTCTAGCAAAAATGCTAGGAGAGGAGATAGATGATAGAATTAATAGATATGCAAAATGTATCTCTAAAAGCACACACAATTTTGTAACCTGGTTAAAGGATGATTACAGAAAGAAGTTAAACTCTTATCTAAGAGAAAATTTCGATGAAGAATATGAGAAGATTTTTGGTCATCCACCAATTGAAGAATAAAAACACTAAAAGCTCTGAATTTTCAGAGCTTTTTTAATATAATTTAGTTTATTATTTTTCATTAACTTTTTATTTTATTGCGTTTTATAACTTTGAAAAAATAAAATCAAAAAAAATCATTTTTTTTTAGAAAATGTTTTTTGTATTAAAAAATAATTTACTTTTGATTTGCTTTTTTAAGTCGAATGTTACGTTTTACTTATTTCGGAATTGATTATTTACAGGAGATGATAAATAATTATTATGCATTTTGGAAATGCGACGAAAAAATTAAGGTTTCTCCACTAACTTATATTATATTTTTGCTTCTTTCCTCTAAGTTGCATGTAGTTTACTTACAAATATTACAGTGATAATTTAAAATTTTGTAGAAGTTTTATACTTGTTCTAAACCTTTGGTTTTAAAGAATGAGTTCATTTATACTATAATTATTTTAAAATAAAAAAGTGAACACTAAATACATAGATTTAATTGAACAAACGTTCGATTTTCCTCAAGAAGAATTTAATATAGAAAATAATAAGCTTATTTGGCATGATATAAATTTAATGGAGTTAGCTGCAAAATATGGAGCACCTTTAAAATTTACATACTTGCCAAAAATTTCAGAGAATATCAATAAAGCAAAAGGTTGGTTTCAAAATAGTATTGATAAACATAACTATAAAGGAAAATACTATTATAGTTATTGTACAAAAAGTTCTCATTTTAAACATGTTTTAAATGAAGCTTTAAAAAACGATATACATATAGAAACTTCTTCTGCATTTGATATTGATATAGTAAATAAACTAAAATTAGAAGGTAAAATAAAAAACTCTACATATGTTATTTGTAATGGTTTTAAAAGAGATCAATACATTAAAAACATCGGAGATTTAATAAATTCAGGCCATAAAAAATGTATACCAATAATTGATAATTATGAAGAATTACCTTTATTACAAAAAGAAACTTCAGAAAAATTACTAGTTGGTATAAGAATAGCATCAGAAGAAGAACCTAAGTTTGAATTTTATACATCAAGATTAGGTATTGGATATAAAAACATAGTTACTTTTTATGAAAGAGAAATTGCCTATAATGAGCAGGTAGATCTAAAAATGCTTCATTTTTTTATCAATACAGGTATTAAAGACAATGCCTATTATTGGAATGAACTAATGAAATGTTTAAATGTTTACATCAATTTAAAACGCGTTTGTCCAACACTAGATAGTTTAAATATTGGAGGAGGATTCCCTATCAAAAACTCTTTGGCTTTCGATTATGATTATGCTTATATGATTGATGAAATTATTAATCAAATTAGTAAAGCTTGTGCAGAGGCAAAGGTTGATGTTCCTAATATTTTTACAGAATTTGGCAGTTTTACAGTTGGTGAATCTGGTGCAGCTATTTATGAAATATTGTACCAGAAAAAACAAAATGATAGAGAACGTTGGAATATGATAAACTCATCATTTATAACAACTTTACCTGATTCTTGGGCTATAAATAAACGTTTTATAATGTTACCAATTAATAAATGGAATCATAAATACGAACGTGTTTTACTAGGTGGTTTAACTTGTGATAGTGATGATTATTACAATTCTGAACAACACATAAATGGTATTTATTTACCTATTTATGAAAAAGAAAAACCCTTGTATATAGGCTTTTTTAACACTGGTGCTTACCAAGAAACTATTGGTGGTTTTGGAGGTTTACAGCACTGTTTAATTCCACATCCAAAACATCTTATTTTAGATAGAGATGAGGATGGAAACCTAACAACAACAATATTTAAAGAACAACAAAAAAGTAGCGAGTTGTTATCAATTTTAGGTTACAATAGCTAAACAACATAAAATTAAAATGGCAACAAATAAAACATATGCTGGAATTGGAGAAGAGTTCTCTAAGCTAGCAACATCAAAAATTGTATTAATTCCTGTTTCTTATGATGGAACTAGTACTTGGCAAAAAGGAGCAGATAAAGGACCAAAAGCATTTTTAGAAGCTTCAGAAAATATGGAGTTATATGATATTGAAACTGATACTGAAGTATACAAGCAAGGTGTTTTTTTAGCTGATGAAATTACAGCAAAAGACTCACCAGAAGCAGTAGTAGATGATGTACATGAAACAACAAAAAAATACATCAACAGAAATAAGTTTGTTACGGTTTTTGGTGGAGAACACTCTATTTCTATAGGAACTATTAGAGCTTTTAACGAGTGTTTTTCAAACTTAACTGTGTTACATTTAGATGCTCATGCAGATTTAAGAGCCTCTTATGAAGGAACTAAATACAATCATGCTTGTGCTGTGTATGAAGCGAATTCTACAACTAATTTAGTGCAAGTTGGAATAAGAAGTATGGATATTTCTGAGAAAAGAGAAATGAATTTAGATAAGGTTTTCTTTGCTCATGATATGGCTGTTAACGAAGATTGGATGGATGATGTAATCGATCAATTAACCACGAATGTTTTTATAACTTTTGATTTAGATGCTTTAGATCCGTCAATTATGCCATCAACAGGTACTCCAGAACCAGGTGGGTTATTTTATTATGAAACTTTAGAGTTCTTAAAACGTGTTTTTGAAGAGAAAAATGTGGTAGGTTTTGATATGGTAGAACTTTGCCCAAATGAAAATGAAAAATCATCAGACTTTTTAGCAGCTAAATTATTTTACAAAATGTTAAGCTATAAGTTTTCTTCTAATGATGATTTTTATGATTCAGATTCAGAAGATGATAATAAAACAACTTTTAGCAAATTATCTAAATTTAAAGACGAAGACGATTTCTAAACAATGAACAAAGAATCTTTCTCAGTTGTAGCTTTACATGTTGGTAAAAATATAGCAATTAAAGAGGCCAGAAACCTTTTTAATTATCAATTAATAAAGAGAGAAGCATCATTTTTACTTTATGAAGCATCAGACAATGCATATGTGTACATAAAAGACTATGGTAGTATTGTTTTTTATAATTGTAAAAATGATATAATAAATCAATTTTTGAAGAAAATTTCGAAAAATGAAAACTATGGAATGAAATATTATAATAAAGAAGAATACCAAGTTTATAAATCTGAAAATTTAGAGGTTGATTTTAATGCTGTCTACTTAAATAATTTTGATATTGATTTCCTTCACATTATAATGCTAAACTTAGCACAATCAGTAGCTTTAGAAGCTTATGTGAAAAAGACATCAAGTTTATATGAGAGTACATTAGTTTACACAAAACAACTAGAGTTTAAAGGAAGAATAAATCTTTCCAAAATAAAAATGAGAAAATTTATTGGAAAGACGTTAAATATTAAAAACACCATAACTGAAGAACTATTTGTTTTTGATACTTCAAACCTTGCATGGTCTAATGAAAGTTTGTCTTTGTTAGATACTAAACTGAAAGAAGAATTAGATATAGAAAAACGATTTAAAGGCTTACACTTAAGCTTAGATACAATTAAAGAAAACTTAGATTTATTTAACGAATTATCTCAACATAAATACAGTAGTATGTTAGAATGGATAATAATTATATTAATCCTTTTTGAGGTAGTTCAAATATTTGTTTAAAATGAACAAACCAATTACAAACTTTATAGAAAAATACTTTTTGCATTTTAATGCTGCTGCTTTAGTAGATGCTGCAAAAGGGTATGAAAACCAACTAGAACAAGGTTCTAAAATGTTGGTTTCTTTAGCAGGGGCTATGAGCACTGCAGAATTAGGTAAAATATTTGCAGAAATTATTAGACAAGACAAAGTTCACATTGTTTCTTGCACAGGCGCAAATTTAGAAGAAGATGTTATGAATTTAGTAGCACATTCGCATTACAAAAGAGTTCCTAATTATAGAGATTTAACTCCACAAGATGAATGGGATTTATTGGAAAAAGGTCTAAACAGAGTTACAGATACTTGTATTCCAGAAGAAGAAGCGTTTAGAAGAATACAAGAGCATATTGTAAAAATATGGAAAGATGCAGAAGCTAAAGGAGAACGTTTTTTTCCTCATGAGTTTATGTACAAACTATTATTATCTGGTGTTTTAGAAGAATATTACGAAATAGATATTAAAGACTCTTGGATGTATGCTGCTGCAGAAAAAAACTTACCAATGGTAGTTCCTGGTTGGGAAGACTCTACAATGGGTAATATTTTTGCATCTTATGTGTTAAAAGGTGAGTTAAAAGCAAGTACTATGAAATCTGGTATAGAATACATGACCTTTTTGGCAGATTGGTATACAGATAATTCAGACAATGGTATAGGTTTCTTTCAAATAGGAGGAGGTATTGCAGGTGATTTTCCAATCTGTGTAGTACCTATGTTGTATCAAGATATGGAAAGAATAGATACACCTTTTTGGAGCTATTTTTGTCAGATTTCTGACTCAACAACTAGTTATGGTTCGTATTCTGGTGCAGTACCTAACGAAAAAATCACATGGGGTAAATTAGATGTTAATACACCAAAATTTATCATAGAAAGTGATGCTACAATTGTTGCACCATTAATTTTTGCATATTTGTTAGAAATGTAATTAATAAAAACTTTGTGTATAAATAATAAATAGAAAATATGAAACGAGTAATTGTAGACTATGCAAAATTAACTAAAGACATATTAGATATGTTATTAGAAAAATATCCAGATGGTTATGATTATGAAGATATTATTACCTTTAAAAATGCTAAAGGTGAAAATGTTAAAGCAGTAGAATTAAGAACAGAAGATACTGTATATTTAGTAAAGGTAAGTTCTAAACTGGAAAATGCTATGGAAGAATATGCAGAGGATGAAGATTTTTTTGATGATAATGATGATTTTGATGTAAATCTACCTGAAGATAAAGATTAATTTTTTTCTTTTTATAAATAAAAAACCTCGCAAAATTGCGAGGTTTTTCTGTTCAAATAACAAAAAGTATCTTATCCTTTTGTCTTATTTTTAAACTGATCAAATTTATCAGCTTCTGGCTTAGGCCAGCTGTTATTAGAAGTATCAACATCTGCAGTTTCCATATCTGGATCTACTTTGATACTTTTAATTTCTTGCGTAGAAGAGAATACTCTCTTTACTGTGTTGTCATCTCTCATCCAAATTTGAGCTGGAAAAGTTTCTCTTTTTGTAGAACCATCTGCATAAGTTAATTCTACAATTAGAGGCATTACTAAACCACCTGGCTTTTCGAATTCTACAGAATAGATATAAGAAGGTATTTCTTTACCATCTGCATATTTATCCATCGCTTTTGGATTAGCATCTTCTTTTTTGTCTGTAATATATACTAGGTCTCCTAAATTGTCAAAATACTGCTTGTATTGTTGTTTTAATTTAGTAACTCTTTCACTTGGTTTATCTGTTAAATATAATGGCTTAACTTCTTTAATACCTATGTCTGTAACATCTGTAGTGTAAAACCATCCTCTCCAAAACCAATCTAAATCCATACCAGAAGCATCTTCCATAGATCTAAAGAAATCTTCAGGTGTTGGGTGTTTAAACATCCATCTTTGAGAGTACGTTCTAAATGCATGGTCAAATAATTCAGGACCCATAATCGTTTTACGTAACATGTATAAACCAGCTGCTGGTTTAGAGTACGCATTTGGACCAAATTGCTTTACATAATCTCCTTGAGACATAATAGGAGAGATGTTAGACTGATCTCCACCCATATATCTTGTAATGTCTTTTGCTGGGTTTGAAGCAAACAATTCTGCATCATATACGTCTTCAGCTAAAATTTCTACAAACGAGTTTAAACCTTCATCCATCCATGTCCATTGTCTTTCATCTGAATTTACAATCATTGGAAAGAAGTTATGACCAACTTCATGAATAATTACTCCTAACATTCCTTTTTTAGTTCTGTCTGAATAAGATCCATCAGGATTTGGACGACCAAAGTTGAAGCAAATCATTGGGTACTCCATTCCTTGTCTTTCTGAATGTACAGAAACAGCTTTTGGATAAGGATAATCAAAAGTTAATTTTGAATATTCTATTAAAGTAGTTGCAACAGCTCTTGTTGAATGTTCTTCCCATAAAGGGTTACCTTCTTTTGGGTATAATGATGTAGCCATAATTGTGTTACCATTTACGTTTACAGCCATAGCATCCCAAATGTATTTTCTTGATGTAGCAAATGCAAAGTCTCTAACTTTTTCAGCTTTAAACTTCCAAGTTTTTGTGCCAGTTGCACGTCCTTTTTCAGCTTTTTCTGCTTCTTCTTGAGTTACAATTAAAACAGGATTGTCAAAGCTTTTTCTAGCCTTGTCATAACGTTTACGTTGTGTTCTAGTTAAAACATCTTTTTCATTCTGTAAAGTTCCTGTAGCTTCTACAATATGATCTTCAGGTACAGTTAAGTTTACTTCATAATCACCAAATTCTAATGCAAATTCAGATCTACCCCAGAACTGCATGTTTTGCCATCCTTCTACATTGTTGTAAACTGCTAATCTTGGAAAAAACTGAGCAATTGTATAATTGTTATTACCATCATCAAAAGATTCTAGTCCTGATCGACCACCATCTTTGTTGATATCATTAATTTTATAGTTCCATTTAATGCTAAATTTAAAAGTTTCACCAGGAGCTAATGCTTTTGGTAAATTAATTCGCATCATAGTTCTATTAATGAAATGAGATAATGGTTTCCCATCTGTCATTACACTTTCTATTTTAAAACCAAATCCTTTACCTTCATTCATGTAAGTAGATTTAAAGTTGTCTGGTGTAATAAAAGCTGAAGCTGAATTAGATCTTGCCAAAGGCGTTTTAGAGTCATCTGCTCTCATGTTTTGATCTAACTGAACCCATAAATATTCTAAATCGTCTTTAGAGTTATTGTGGTAAGTAATATTTTCACTACCATAAATTTTGTTATTTGCTTCGTCTAAACGAATGTCCATAACATAATCAACCTTTTGTTGAGTATATTGATGACCTGGTGCACCTGATGCAGTATGCTGATCATTTGGAGTTGCTAAAACATCTTTTAGTTGCCTAAACTTGTTTTCATCAGTGTGACCTAGTTGTGTTTTCTTTTTTTCTTTTTGCTCTTGTGCTATCGAAGCTGTAGCAATAAAAAACAAAGAAAAAACTAGTAAAGAGATTTTTTTCATTTGTATTGATTTGAATTAAGTAGCTATAAAATTACTGATATTTAAACAATTTTAAGAAATTGTTAAAAATTTTAACAAACCTTTATCATAAAAAAAAGGCAATATGATTTCATATTGCCTTTTTCTTTAAGTTGAATGAAAATTATCCCTTCATTTTCTGTTTGAATTTGTCAAATTTATTTGATGTTTCTCTAGGGAAAGAGTTGTTAGAAGTATCTACATCTGCAGTTTCTAAATCAGGATCTATCATTATACTTTCTATTTGTTTAGAAGAAGTAAATACTTTGGTTACTTCCTTATCATTATATCTCCAAATTTGAGCAGGATAAGTCTTTTTCTCTTTTGTACCATCCTTGTAAGTAAACTCAACAATAATAGGCATTACTAAACCCCCTGGTTTTTCGTAAGTAATTTCATAATGATATTTATCATTAGTATCAGCAAAACCTAAACCAGCTGAAGAATCTTCTACAAATTCAACAATATTATTATTTTCTTTTGTTGTAAATTTCTTTACACCTTTTACACCAATATCTGTAACATCTGTAGTGTAGAACCAACCTCTCCAAAACCAATCTAAGTCTATACCAGAAGCGTCTTCCATAGTTCTAAAGAAATCTGCAGGTGATGGGTGTTTAAACATCCATCTTTGAGAGTAAGTTCTAAATGCGTGGTCAAACAATTCTTTACCCATAATTGTTTCTCTTAAAATCCATAATGCTGTTGCTGGTTTACCATAAGCATTAGAACCAAAGCTATATACATTATCTCCTTTAGACATAATTGGAGCAATTCTAGATTGATCTCCAGACATATATCTTACTATATTTTTAGGATACCCTCTTACAATAGGAAAATCTTTATCATAATCTAATTCAGCTAACATTTCCATGTATGAGTTTAATCCTTCATCCATCCATGTCCATTGTCTTTCGTCTGAATTAACAATCATAGGAAAAAAGTTATGACCCACTTCATGAATGGTAACTTTTATCATTCTATATTTCATTCTGTCTGAATAACCACCATCTGGTAAATCTGGTCTTCCAGGATTGAAACAAATCTGTGGATATTCCATTCCCATTTGTCCATCAACAGAAATTGCTTTATGGTAAGGATAGTCAAACGTATATTTAGAATATGTTTTTAATGTTTGTGCTGCAGCTCTTGTAGAATGATCTCCATACAAAGGGTTTGCTTCTTTAGAATATAAAGATTCTGCCATTACTGTTTTACCATTAATGTCTACAGCCATTGCATCATATATAAATTTTCTTGATGTTGCAAATGCATAATCACGTACGTTTTCAGCAATAAACTTCCAAGTTTTTGTTTTTGTAGCTTTTGACTTTTCAATCTTTTCAGCTTCTTCTTGAGTTCTAATTACTACAGGATTATCAAAACTTTTTCTAGCTTTTTCTCTTCTTTTTAATTCTTGCTTTGAAAAAACCTCTTTAGGATTTTGTAAAACTCCTGTTGCTCCTAACATATGATCTTCAGGAACTGTGATATTTACTGTGAAATCTCCAAATTCTAAGGCGAATTCACTTCTTCCCCAAAATTGGTCATTTTGCCATCCTTCAACATTATCGTAAACACACATTCTTGGATAGAATTGTGCAATTACATAGTTGTTATTATTATTTTCAGTAAAATGCTCATAACCAGATCTACCACCATCTGTTCTGTGGTTATTAATGTTGTACCACCAAGAAATATTAAATTCGAAAGTAGCACCAGAAGCTAAAGGCTCTAATAAATTAATACGCATCATAGTTTGGTTAATAGTGTGAGATAAATTACTACCATCTTTATTGGTAACACTCATAATATTAAAACCACCATCAAAACGTTCTTCAGGAAAAGCTCTGTTAAATCTGTTTTTGCTAATTCTTTTTGGAATTGAGTTTGGAGAGATGTCTGGAGTTTTTGAATCTGCAGCTCTCATATTCTGGTCTAGTTGTACCCATAAATACTCTAAATCATCTTTAGAATTGTTATGATAGGTAATGGTTTCTGAACCAGTGATTTTTGTTTTGGCATCGTCTAAAACAATATCCATTACATAATCTACTTTTTGCTGAGTGTAAGCAGTACCTGGTTTACCAGAAGCTGTTCTTTCTAAGTTTGGTGTTGGTAATTCTTGTTTTAATTGTTTAAACTTATTTGTATTTACATGCCCTTGCTTTGTTATTTGCCCATAAGTTGTGGCTGCAAACAGAAATGAAAGCATTACTAATCCAAATTTTTTCATAAATATTGATTTTGGGTTTGTTAAGTTAAAATTTTAATAGGGTAGAACTTTCGTCTTTTGTAAGTAAAACACTTTTATTTTTCTTACCTACTTTAGACTTGATAAGGTTCTGTTGTTCTGGAAAATGTTCGAGAAGTAATTGATTAGAGACATCAATTGATTTGACTTCATTGATGTTTTCAATCTCTAAATAAAAAAACACTAAATCTCCATCATATTCTTTGCCAAGATAATTAAAGTTTTTTGCTTTACCATCAACTTTAAAATTCAGTTTATTTTTTAAATATTTTTCGAAATAAATATCGTTATTTTCTAATTCTCTTTTGGTAGTTAATTGCAAATCGATATTATAATCTTTATTCAGAGCAAGCTCTATATCATCCATAAAAACATTGATAATAATTTGTACTGCTTTAGCTTCGCTCTTGTAATTTATTTGAGTTAAACTTAAATAGTATTTATGTGCAGTAAATGATAATAGTGGCAGGGCTACTAATAATAGTAGGTGTATTTTTAATTTCATAAAAATGTAAAAACAATTATTGAGCCAAATTACTCTTTTTTTATGAGTTTAAGGTAAGATATGCTTTCTGCTCTTAATATTTTTATTAGCTCTAACATTCTATTTTCTTTGTGTAAATCTTCTATTCCTAAAGGGTTACAGTATTCTAAAAAGTGGAAGTAATTATCAATAGGAATTTTTAATTCATCAAAGAAAAACTTTTCTCCTAATTCTGACATTATTTTATAAGGAAACTGTCTTTTTTGATTCAACTTATTTCTTAATGCCCATAAGCGTTCAGAATGTTTAAAAGGCATACCAATTTTGGCTCCAGCACCAGCCATTGGCATTGCACCTTCCATTGTATTTACTAATGGAGGTTTGGCTTTAGAAATTTCATCTATAGTAAAATCTTTCTCTTTAAAATTAACGTTAGAGAAATCCATTACTTTATTTAATAAAGAATCTTGTACATCTCTTGGAACATCTTTAGTATCTATACCCAATCTACCTAATAAATTGTTTCTTTTTAACTCAAATTCATCTAAGGTATAAACATTGGTTTTTAGTTTAATATCTAACTCTCTTTTATCAATAATTTCTTCTGATATATAGACTTTTTTTCCTTTGTATTGTATAGAAGAAACTCTTAAAGTATCTCCTTCAGAAACAAAAATTCTATACAAACCTTCATCACTAGAAAAAGTACCTTGATATGTATTTAAGTTAATAATATTTGCATTTTTAATTGCACCTAAAGAATCAGTGACTTTACCAGTAATAATATATCTCTTCTTTTGTGAATGTGCTGTAAACACTACTGATAGCATTAGTAAAGAAAATAGTAATATTCTTTTCATAGAGTTAATAGGCTAGTGATGTTCTTTTATATAACTTGAAAATTACGCAATATTTTGATACAATTTTTATAAAAATCAATTTTTTTGAAGTAGGGTAATTTCAGTTTTATTCTTTTGTGGAAATGTTTTACTCTCTCTCATTAATATTGCAGTCACTTTAATTTTATCATCTTTCTTAAATAAATTGATGACATTTTTTTTGAAACAGTAGTTTAAGAATACATTGATTTCATCTTGTTTAATATTTAAATCAGTAATAAAGAAATCATCTGTATAATGCTTTCTAATTTTTGCTAACATTTGATCTTCATAGGTTAATTTCTTTAGCATTTTTTTTCTTCTATTGCTTCCATTTAGAGCACCTATTAAATTTTCTAAATTTATTGCAGCTCCAGATTGAAGACTTACTATGCTTTCATCTTTCTTTGCAACTGTATTAGCATAAGGTAGATTAAGTGTTTTAGCATTTACAGTTGGTGGTTTAACATATTGCTTATCAACATAAAAAATACCTGTAGATCTTTCAAAGGTAATTTCATTCAATTCATTAATTTTTTCTTCTAAATGAATTATAACTGATTTACTCTTAAAAATTTCTGGAGTAATTATGAGTTCTTTTTTTTGAAGGTTGATGTGAGATACAAACAAAGTATCATTGATTGAAACAGGAATTTCAAAGGTTCCTAAATCATTGGAAGCAGAACCTTGATTTGTGTTTTTGTTGATAATATGCACATCAGCAATTACCTCATTTTGAAACAATATAGTTCCAGATATGATATTCTGTTTTTTTTGACTAAAGGAAACAACAGATATAAATAAAAAGTAGAGTAGTAGTTGATTTTTCATTGAAACAAAGAAACCTTAAGACCTCTTAAAATTCTATTAAGACATTTATAAACTTTTGTTAACGGGCTTTAATTCAGTTGTTTTTTGTGATGATTTTAAGAATTGGAATCCATAAAAATTGACTTATTTTTGAAGTATGAAGAA belongs to Polaribacter dokdonensis and includes:
- a CDS encoding decarboxylase codes for the protein MNTKYIDLIEQTFDFPQEEFNIENNKLIWHDINLMELAAKYGAPLKFTYLPKISENINKAKGWFQNSIDKHNYKGKYYYSYCTKSSHFKHVLNEALKNDIHIETSSAFDIDIVNKLKLEGKIKNSTYVICNGFKRDQYIKNIGDLINSGHKKCIPIIDNYEELPLLQKETSEKLLVGIRIASEEEPKFEFYTSRLGIGYKNIVTFYEREIAYNEQVDLKMLHFFINTGIKDNAYYWNELMKCLNVYINLKRVCPTLDSLNIGGGFPIKNSLAFDYDYAYMIDEIINQISKACAEAKVDVPNIFTEFGSFTVGESGAAIYEILYQKKQNDRERWNMINSSFITTLPDSWAINKRFIMLPINKWNHKYERVLLGGLTCDSDDYYNSEQHINGIYLPIYEKEKPLYIGFFNTGAYQETIGGFGGLQHCLIPHPKHLILDRDEDGNLTTTIFKEQQKSSELLSILGYNS
- a CDS encoding M1 family metallopeptidase, with amino-acid sequence MKKFGLVMLSFLFAATTYGQITKQGHVNTNKFKQLKQELPTPNLERTASGKPGTAYTQQKVDYVMDIVLDDAKTKITGSETITYHNNSKDDLEYLWVQLDQNMRAADSKTPDISPNSIPKRISKNRFNRAFPEERFDGGFNIMSVTNKDGSNLSHTINQTMMRINLLEPLASGATFEFNISWWYNINNHRTDGGRSGYEHFTENNNNNYVIAQFYPRMCVYDNVEGWQNDQFWGRSEFALEFGDFTVNITVPEDHMLGATGVLQNPKEVFSKQELKRREKARKSFDNPVVIRTQEEAEKIEKSKATKTKTWKFIAENVRDYAFATSRKFIYDAMAVDINGKTVMAESLYSKEANPLYGDHSTRAAAQTLKTYSKYTFDYPYHKAISVDGQMGMEYPQICFNPGRPDLPDGGYSDRMKYRMIKVTIHEVGHNFFPMIVNSDERQWTWMDEGLNSYMEMLAELDYDKDFPIVRGYPKNIVRYMSGDQSRIAPIMSKGDNVYSFGSNAYGKPATALWILRETIMGKELFDHAFRTYSQRWMFKHPSPADFFRTMEDASGIDLDWFWRGWFYTTDVTDIGVKGVKKFTTKENNNIVEFVEDSSAGLGFADTNDKYHYEITYEKPGGLVMPIIVEFTYKDGTKEKKTYPAQIWRYNDKEVTKVFTSSKQIESIMIDPDLETADVDTSNNSFPRETSNKFDKFKQKMKG
- a CDS encoding carboxypeptidase-like regulatory domain-containing protein; the encoded protein is MKRILLFSLLMLSVVFTAHSQKKRYIITGKVTDSLGAIKNANIINLNTYQGTFSSDEGLYRIFVSEGDTLRVSSIQYKGKKVYISEEIIDKRELDIKLKTNVYTLDEFELKRNNLLGRLGIDTKDVPRDVQDSLLNKVMDFSNVNFKEKDFTIDEISKAKPPLVNTMEGAMPMAGAGAKIGMPFKHSERLWALRNKLNQKRQFPYKIMSELGEKFFFDELKIPIDNYFHFLEYCNPLGIEDLHKENRMLELIKILRAESISYLKLIKKE
- the speB gene encoding agmatinase codes for the protein MATNKTYAGIGEEFSKLATSKIVLIPVSYDGTSTWQKGADKGPKAFLEASENMELYDIETDTEVYKQGVFLADEITAKDSPEAVVDDVHETTKKYINRNKFVTVFGGEHSISIGTIRAFNECFSNLTVLHLDAHADLRASYEGTKYNHACAVYEANSTTNLVQVGIRSMDISEKREMNLDKVFFAHDMAVNEDWMDDVIDQLTTNVFITFDLDALDPSIMPSTGTPEPGGLFYYETLEFLKRVFEEKNVVGFDMVELCPNENEKSSDFLAAKLFYKMLSYKFSSNDDFYDSDSEDDNKTTFSKLSKFKDEDDF
- a CDS encoding RMD1 family protein; amino-acid sequence: MNKESFSVVALHVGKNIAIKEARNLFNYQLIKREASFLLYEASDNAYVYIKDYGSIVFYNCKNDIINQFLKKISKNENYGMKYYNKEEYQVYKSENLEVDFNAVYLNNFDIDFLHIIMLNLAQSVALEAYVKKTSSLYESTLVYTKQLEFKGRINLSKIKMRKFIGKTLNIKNTITEELFVFDTSNLAWSNESLSLLDTKLKEELDIEKRFKGLHLSLDTIKENLDLFNELSQHKYSSMLEWIIIILILFEVVQIFV
- a CDS encoding deoxyhypusine synthase family protein encodes the protein MNKPITNFIEKYFLHFNAAALVDAAKGYENQLEQGSKMLVSLAGAMSTAELGKIFAEIIRQDKVHIVSCTGANLEEDVMNLVAHSHYKRVPNYRDLTPQDEWDLLEKGLNRVTDTCIPEEEAFRRIQEHIVKIWKDAEAKGERFFPHEFMYKLLLSGVLEEYYEIDIKDSWMYAAAEKNLPMVVPGWEDSTMGNIFASYVLKGELKASTMKSGIEYMTFLADWYTDNSDNGIGFFQIGGGIAGDFPICVVPMLYQDMERIDTPFWSYFCQISDSTTSYGSYSGAVPNEKITWGKLDVNTPKFIIESDATIVAPLIFAYLLEM
- a CDS encoding DUF6702 family protein; translation: MKLKIHLLLLVALPLLSFTAHKYYLSLTQINYKSEAKAVQIIINVFMDDIELALNKDYNIDLQLTTKRELENNDIYFEKYLKNKLNFKVDGKAKNFNYLGKEYDGDLVFFYLEIENINEVKSIDVSNQLLLEHFPEQQNLIKSKVGKKNKSVLLTKDESSTLLKF
- a CDS encoding M1 family metallopeptidase: MKKISLLVFSLFFIATASIAQEQKEKKKTQLGHTDENKFRQLKDVLATPNDQHTASGAPGHQYTQQKVDYVMDIRLDEANNKIYGSENITYHNNSKDDLEYLWVQLDQNMRADDSKTPLARSNSASAFITPDNFKSTYMNEGKGFGFKIESVMTDGKPLSHFINRTMMRINLPKALAPGETFKFSIKWNYKINDINKDGGRSGLESFDDGNNNYTIAQFFPRLAVYNNVEGWQNMQFWGRSEFALEFGDYEVNLTVPEDHIVEATGTLQNEKDVLTRTQRKRYDKARKSFDNPVLIVTQEEAEKAEKGRATGTKTWKFKAEKVRDFAFATSRKYIWDAMAVNVNGNTIMATSLYPKEGNPLWEEHSTRAVATTLIEYSKLTFDYPYPKAVSVHSERQGMEYPMICFNFGRPNPDGSYSDRTKKGMLGVIIHEVGHNFFPMIVNSDERQWTWMDEGLNSFVEILAEDVYDAELFASNPAKDITRYMGGDQSNISPIMSQGDYVKQFGPNAYSKPAAGLYMLRKTIMGPELFDHAFRTYSQRWMFKHPTPEDFFRSMEDASGMDLDWFWRGWFYTTDVTDIGIKEVKPLYLTDKPSERVTKLKQQYKQYFDNLGDLVYITDKKEDANPKAMDKYADGKEIPSYIYSVEFEKPGGLVMPLIVELTYADGSTKRETFPAQIWMRDDNTVKRVFSSTQEIKSIKVDPDMETADVDTSNNSWPKPEADKFDQFKNKTKG